The Candidatus Methanoperedens sp. region GGATTTATTACTTGCACCCAAAGAATTTTGAATTAATAATTCATTTGAGTAGAACTAAGGAAACTGTATGATAATCCCGGATAAAGAAAAAGAGCATTTGAAAAAACACTTCGCAGAACTAACAGGTGATGTGGAACTCATCGTTTTCACGCAGGAACTTGAGTGCCAGTTCTGCAGGGAAGCAAGGGAGCTTGTGCTTGAGCTGGGAACGCTCTCCCCGAAAATAAAAACGAAAGTGTACGACTTTGTCAAGGACGGTGATGAAGACATAAAATACGACATAAAAAAAATCCCAGCCATTGCAATTGTCGGGAAATCGGATTACGGTATCAGGTATTACGGTGTACCTGCTGGCTATGAGTTTCCGGTGATAGTGGAAGACATTTTGGATGTTTCAAGAGGGACAACATCGTTAGCAGACAATATTAAGAAAAAGCTGGCAGAGATAAAAAAACCTGTAAATATACAGGTATTTGTTTCACCCGCATGCCCTTACTGTCCGAGAGCTGCAAGGATTGCGCATCAATTCGCAATCGAGAGCGAGTTCATAAAGTCTGACGTAGTCGAGATGACCGAGTTCCCTCACCTCGTGCAGAGATACGGTATCATGAGCACTCCGCACATCGTGATCAACGAGGATACTTTTTTCGTAGGGGCGCAACCGCCGGAGATATTTCTCGAGCAGATAGCCTTGGCGCTCAGCAAAGGATATAATCCCATGTATTCTTAGCGATAACTATCAACACCGCAAAGACGCTGAGGGCGCAAAGCCACGCAAAACACATTCTTTGCGTTCTTAGCGCCTCTGCGGTGATAATCCTACCCCTTTTTCGCCTGAATGACGAACTCGTCCGCAAAAAGATTTTTCCAGAGCTTTGCGAATCCATACCACAGGAAATTCAGTTTTTCCTTGAAAAGATAAACGCTCGGCGTAACATCAAGCCAAACAATTCTGTATCCTGCATCCTCTGCGAGCTTTATTGCAGAGTTAAGATTGTAAAACCGAAGATGCGTCCTGTCAAAAACGCCGCTTTCTGCATATTCAAACTTCCCGAAAAAAATAGTCATCCTCGAATGCCAGTTGACAATGTTGGGCACGGAATATATTAAAAAACCGCTATCTGAGAGATATTTTTTCAGGTTGGCTAATATTTTTGAGGGCTCTTTCATATGCTCAAGGACATTTCCAAGGAGGATGCAGTCAAACGCTCCATCACCAAAAGGCAGTTCTTTCGTTTCGATATCCATATTCAGCATTTCCACGCATTTGCTCTTTGCAATGGATGCCATTTTGGGCTCCTTCTCCACGCAATACACGATGCATTTTTTCCTCATCGACAAAAGATTGGCAAGCCTCCCCGAGCCGCAGCCGATTTCCAGCACTTTTGAGCCGGGCGGTATCAGCTTGAAGATTTTACAGCGTGAAGTATAGGAATCGATATACATAGCTACGCCATCTAAAGCCTTACAGACTTAAAATGTGGTCCTCTCCAGTACACCATTTTTTCAATGCTGATCTGTATAATCACATCGTTCTCCCCGAGGGGCTTGTTTTCAATTACTTCCTGGTATTTGCTTTTGAATTCCATATATATGTCATAGTATAACCGCAGCGTCTCCTCTGACAGGAAATAAATAGGTGCCTTTTCTGTTATTTTGGCTGTTCCCTGCGCCATAACGCCTTCGTTGTTGAAGGGATTCTTCGAGTCTCTTATATCGATGGTTATGCTTACATTCGGATTTTCGGATATGTTCTTGACCTTTTTTGATTTATCATTGGTGATAAAGAATATTTTCTGAGAATGCTCATCGTATACGAAGAATACGGGCGTGAGGTGCGGCTGGTCATACCTGTCGCTTGTGCAGACATAGCCGAAATAATTGCCGTACAGTATATTTCGCATCTCATCAGGGATTCTCATGGTCACACCGGCACGCTGATTTGTTTTGCCCCTCTCCAGTATATGATTTTAATGGGTTTTACCTCCACCAGTATCCTTGCTATAATGGGGGTTAGTTGCCAGGCTTTAGGCAATTCCGAAGCTGAATACTTTCTTGTATATTCGGGATATTTTTTCATGAAAAGCTTTAACGCAGCAAGCATCTGGATAAGCCGAAGCGGAATATCCAGAAGCCCATAGATTTTTACTTCGCCTGTAAATAATACAGCCTTGTTTTCATATATATTGCTCATGTCCCTTTTATCTATCAAGAAAGCCACTTTGTTGTTTTTGAGCATTATTTTTAATTTTTTTGCCTCCTTTGAGGTATTAAAAAAAATCTTCTGCCCGTCGAAAACATAGACCACAGGCGTTACGTGCGGCACGCCTTTAAAAGAAGTTCCTATGTAGGCAAAACTGGAATCTTTTACGAGATTGTATATATCGGGCGGGAGCCAGGGAACTTTCGATACTATATAGGCTGAAATCATTGAAATTAAAGATATGAAAACCATGAAAATGAGGATTATTATAACGAGAAATTTATCAATCTGAAACAATGGTATTAAAAGAAGCGAGATTATTCCGAAGAAAACATTGTTGATATCAAGCTTCCGCAGGGAGCGAAGTTCCGTATAGGGCGTATGTTCAAGTTCGGTTCTTTTTTCTGCAAGCCTTTGAAGCCTGATAGATCTCCACAGGGCGAGGATGGATGTCCAAAGCGCAAGCCCCATCCTGTAACAAATATCCCAGATCAGGAGACTGACGAACAGCAACAGTATAATGTGCGGGTTTTTTCCGATCCAGTACTCCAATAAATTCGTGCCAAAATAGAAAAGATACAGCATAAAAGGAATGAAAATCGCTAATCCCGGGATTGCCTCGTAATGCTTCCTGTGAAAAAGTATTCCCTTATACTGCTTGAGTAATTCATTTTCATCTTTACTCAGCGGCGCCCGGAATTTGCGAAGAGTGGGACCAAGCTGCAGAATCAAAAGGCTCCATAAAACCGCAACCATGATGGCAAGCGAACCGTAGAGCAGGGAAATCAGCCTCAGGTCAAAGACAAAGCCGAGTGTGAGACCGAGTATGAGGAGAAAAAACAACTGCAGGAGAATGCTGTACTGGTATGAAACAAGGGAAAAAGGCGGAATTCTTCCCACGATCTCTTCATATATCCACTTCATTTCTTTTATTTGACTGTTACCCATACACATAGGTTTGATGTGAGGCATTAATAATAAACCTCTCTAATAAATCGCTATCAGAGAACAAATCGATAATGTTATTTATGAACAATACTATTGTTAAATCCGGTGAAGGCATGAAGAAAATTAAATTAATCACAATAATGCTTATAATTTTATCATCGGTTTTACTGGGATGTGTGGGGAAGCAAGTCGGTACTCCCACTGCAACCCCAACCGCTACCGAGACGGCAAAGCCTGCGGTTGTTCCCACTACTCCCAGCCCGACACCCACGCCAACTCCAACGCCGGTACGAATACCTTCTGTGTACAAGTCTTTTGTTGATGAGTTTTATGGCTTCAAGAGGGTAATTGAAACGAACTATACGCCAATCGTGTACCAGAATCTTACACTCAATGTATATGCGGGAGATACCATGATATGGATCAACGATGCTACATCGGGCGAGATGCTTACTATTGTGAGCGAACAGAGATTATGGGATATGAACGACACAGGAGCAGTATTAAGATGGAACACTAAACAGTTCAACTACACTTTTACCATGCCAGGAACGTATGGGTTCTATATCAAGGAGTATCCCCGTTTACAGCATCAGAAGATCATCGTGAATCCATAAATAAATAGTCACGAAGAATCATTAGAATTAAATCGCAATCTTTAAGTTTAGAAGATAGGAAATATTCTTCCGTACAAACCATTTTAGTATCGAATAAAGGTGAATGAATCTAGAATTACTGCATCAGCGGTAAACAGTATCAACAGTTAGGAGGCGGTTTTATACACAAGGAAGAATTGATCCAGCTACACACACTGATGGTGCAAATGAAAAGATTTTTTGAGGAAAACGGGCAGGGAGAATTTTCCCAGTACCATTCCCTTAAGATAAGTCCAATACATGTGCATCGCAGCAAAGCCGAACACAAACACGCGATATTCGTCCTGGGTAAAGAGATTGCATCCATAATGACTCACGACGAATTCTCTGGACCAGGGAGAACCCAGGTGCGAATGCAGGAGCTTGCCACGCGTGCTGTGGATGAAATGCTGCACTAAAAACGATTTTTTCTTTTTTTAATTTTTTCTCAAAACATTTCGAAGCGTATATTAGGAACTACATTAAGAAAAGTGCATGAGGGAACAATATGGAACTCAATGGAGTACAGATAGAAGATACATTTGCGGAAGCATTTCCAATAAAGATAGCCAGAGTATTGATCACAGGTGCAACCAAGAGATGGGCAAAAGTTGCAGCCCAGGAAGCCACAGGTTTCGGGACATCTGTAATAATGTGCCCTGCAGAGGCTGGTATTGAAAAAGTGGTGAATGGAAACGAGACGCCGGACGGAAGGCCGGGTGCATACATCCAGATATGCACGTTTGGATTTAAATCTCTCGAGGAGCAGCTTTTAAAACGCCTCGGACAGTGCGTCCTGACAGCGCCAACGGCTGCGATGTGGAACGGGCTTCCAAAAGCTGAGAAGCAATTCGATACAGGATTCAAGCTAAAGTTCTTCGGGGATGGTTTTGAATCCGAGACAAGTATCGGTGGAA contains the following coding sequences:
- a CDS encoding thioredoxin family protein, translating into MIIPDKEKEHLKKHFAELTGDVELIVFTQELECQFCREARELVLELGTLSPKIKTKVYDFVKDGDEDIKYDIKKIPAIAIVGKSDYGIRYYGVPAGYEFPVIVEDILDVSRGTTSLADNIKKKLAEIKKPVNIQVFVSPACPYCPRAARIAHQFAIESEFIKSDVVEMTEFPHLVQRYGIMSTPHIVINEDTFFVGAQPPEIFLEQIALALSKGYNPMYS
- a CDS encoding class I SAM-dependent methyltransferase, producing MYIDSYTSRCKIFKLIPPGSKVLEIGCGSGRLANLLSMRKKCIVYCVEKEPKMASIAKSKCVEMLNMDIETKELPFGDGAFDCILLGNVLEHMKEPSKILANLKKYLSDSGFLIYSVPNIVNWHSRMTIFFGKFEYAESGVFDRTHLRFYNLNSAIKLAEDAGYRIVWLDVTPSVYLFKEKLNFLWYGFAKLWKNLFADEFVIQAKKG
- a CDS encoding pyridoxamine 5'-phosphate oxidase family protein, giving the protein MRIPDEMRNILYGNYFGYVCTSDRYDQPHLTPVFFVYDEHSQKIFFITNDKSKKVKNISENPNVSITIDIRDSKNPFNNEGVMAQGTAKITEKAPIYFLSEETLRLYYDIYMEFKSKYQEVIENKPLGENDVIIQISIEKMVYWRGPHFKSVRL
- a CDS encoding pyridoxamine 5'-phosphate oxidase family protein, whose translation is MKWIYEEIVGRIPPFSLVSYQYSILLQLFFLLILGLTLGFVFDLRLISLLYGSLAIMVAVLWSLLILQLGPTLRKFRAPLSKDENELLKQYKGILFHRKHYEAIPGLAIFIPFMLYLFYFGTNLLEYWIGKNPHIILLLFVSLLIWDICYRMGLALWTSILALWRSIRLQRLAEKRTELEHTPYTELRSLRKLDINNVFFGIISLLLIPLFQIDKFLVIIILIFMVFISLISMISAYIVSKVPWLPPDIYNLVKDSSFAYIGTSFKGVPHVTPVVYVFDGQKIFFNTSKEAKKLKIMLKNNKVAFLIDKRDMSNIYENKAVLFTGEVKIYGLLDIPLRLIQMLAALKLFMKKYPEYTRKYSASELPKAWQLTPIIARILVEVKPIKIIYWRGAKQISVPV
- a CDS encoding UPF0058 family protein, with the protein product MHKEELIQLHTLMVQMKRFFEENGQGEFSQYHSLKISPIHVHRSKAEHKHAIFVLGKEIASIMTHDEFSGPGRTQVRMQELATRAVDEMLH